A single window of Polaribacter sp. SA4-10 DNA harbors:
- a CDS encoding polymer-forming cytoskeletal protein produces the protein MERNVIAKNTTIIGDIKSDGDFRIDGTLEGTIKTNGRVIIGVEGLVKGNVDAANADIEGKFSGKLLVSKILTVKATATISGDVVIGKISLEPGASFNATCSMKGAIKELNKGNDQQKTSEKTA, from the coding sequence ATGGAAAGAAATGTTATCGCTAAAAACACAACAATTATTGGTGATATAAAATCGGATGGAGATTTTAGAATAGATGGTACTTTAGAAGGCACAATAAAAACAAATGGACGTGTAATTATTGGTGTTGAAGGACTTGTAAAAGGTAATGTAGATGCTGCAAATGCAGATATTGAAGGTAAGTTTTCTGGTAAATTACTAGTCTCAAAAATTTTAACAGTAAAAGCAACAGCTACTATTTCTGGAGATGTTGTAATTGGTAAAATTTCTTTAGAACCAGGAGCATCTTTTAACGCAACTTGTTCAATGAAAGGAGCAATTAAAGAATTGAATAAAGGAAATGACCAACAAAAAACCTCAGAAAAAACCGCTTAA
- a CDS encoding tetratricopeptide repeat protein codes for MKDTKKIVLLLTVFAVLYSCSTRKDTIINRNYHALTTKFNVLFNGKEAFKDGIKGINDGYKDDFFKQLPIEPIAFDEDKIVMPKYSNSGIGAGFGDEEEEEEKAETPFDKAEEKAVKAIQTHGMNINGLERNSQIDDAYLLLGKSRYYSQRFIPAIEAFNYVIANYPNADLIAETKIWRAKANIRIDNEKRAIETLKLLLVVKDTLEVSFSDEIKEQGNTALAMAYVASDSIQKAKNHLRKATRTLKNREQSARNLFILGQIYSSENKKDSALAVFNKLANFKKAPYKFKIHANIEMAKNASKDSSSIALLEQMQKLIKNRDNRPFLDELYYQSGVLHEKNDSIRTAINFYNKSIRTKLGGNKQKTFTYERLGDLYFKDSEYQLASAYYDSVLQISEDPKELRIRRIKRKYKNLASLIKFEEIVTENDSILRIASLSKGAQESYFQKYIDALKKKDEEAAQLKLNQLAFGSAFGNNSLQSNKKGKWYFYNSQSLGFGQTEFQKVWGNRKLEDNWRWSSKISINTSEIDAVQVNEIDIRYDLASYLKTIPSEKVQIDNLKTDRNQALYELGLIYKEQFKNLSLAIKRLERVAFLNPKQELVLPINWHLYQIYTNLGLEDKASKYKEIILTKYANTVFAKAIKEPNNKVEEETAVDEIEKKYKEIYYLYKENKFEETVFKIVAILPTIQSSKLCPKFELLRAYALGKYSSREVYKFALEAIVIKYAITEEGKKAKEILEQLSK; via the coding sequence ATGAAAGACACAAAAAAAATAGTTTTATTACTTACTGTATTTGCAGTGCTATATTCTTGTAGCACAAGAAAAGACACAATAATTAACAGGAACTACCACGCACTTACTACAAAGTTTAATGTTCTTTTTAACGGGAAAGAAGCTTTTAAAGACGGAATTAAAGGTATAAATGACGGCTATAAAGATGATTTTTTTAAGCAATTACCAATAGAACCTATAGCATTTGATGAAGATAAAATAGTAATGCCTAAATATTCTAACAGCGGTATTGGAGCTGGGTTTGGTGATGAAGAAGAAGAAGAAGAAAAAGCAGAAACCCCTTTTGATAAAGCTGAAGAAAAAGCGGTAAAAGCAATTCAAACACACGGTATGAACATTAATGGTTTAGAACGTAATTCTCAAATAGATGATGCGTATTTACTATTAGGAAAATCACGTTATTATTCTCAGCGTTTTATTCCGGCAATAGAAGCTTTTAATTATGTTATTGCAAATTACCCAAATGCAGATTTAATTGCTGAAACCAAAATTTGGAGAGCCAAAGCCAACATCAGAATAGATAACGAAAAAAGAGCAATAGAAACTTTAAAATTATTACTGGTTGTAAAAGATACATTAGAGGTGAGTTTTTCTGATGAAATAAAAGAACAAGGAAATACTGCTCTTGCAATGGCTTATGTAGCATCAGACAGTATTCAAAAAGCTAAAAACCATTTAAGAAAAGCGACAAGAACCTTAAAAAACAGAGAACAATCTGCAAGAAACCTTTTTATTTTAGGTCAGATTTATAGTTCAGAAAACAAAAAAGATTCCGCTTTAGCAGTATTTAATAAATTGGCAAACTTTAAAAAAGCGCCCTATAAATTTAAAATACATGCAAATATAGAAATGGCAAAAAATGCTTCTAAAGACTCTTCATCAATAGCTTTGTTAGAACAAATGCAAAAGCTAATTAAAAATAGAGATAATAGACCTTTTTTAGATGAATTGTATTACCAATCTGGAGTTTTACATGAAAAAAATGACAGTATAAGAACAGCTATAAATTTTTATAATAAATCGATAAGAACAAAATTAGGAGGTAATAAACAAAAAACGTTCACTTATGAAAGATTGGGCGATTTGTATTTTAAAGACTCAGAATATCAATTAGCAAGTGCTTATTATGATAGTGTTTTACAAATCTCTGAGGATCCTAAAGAATTAAGAATTAGAAGAATAAAAAGAAAGTATAAAAACTTAGCCTCATTAATAAAGTTTGAAGAGATTGTTACAGAAAATGATAGTATTCTAAGAATTGCATCGTTATCAAAAGGAGCGCAAGAAAGTTATTTTCAAAAGTATATTGATGCTTTAAAAAAGAAAGACGAAGAAGCTGCGCAGTTAAAGTTAAATCAATTGGCTTTTGGTAGTGCTTTTGGCAATAACTCATTACAATCTAATAAAAAAGGAAAATGGTATTTTTATAATTCACAATCTTTAGGGTTTGGACAAACTGAGTTTCAAAAAGTATGGGGAAACAGAAAGTTAGAAGATAATTGGCGCTGGTCTTCAAAGATTAGTATAAACACATCAGAAATAGATGCTGTACAAGTAAATGAAATAGATATACGTTATGATTTGGCAAGTTATTTAAAAACGATCCCTTCAGAAAAAGTACAAATAGACAACTTAAAGACCGATAGAAATCAAGCTTTATATGAACTAGGTTTAATTTATAAAGAGCAGTTTAAAAATCTATCTTTAGCAATTAAAAGATTAGAAAGAGTAGCATTTTTAAATCCAAAACAAGAACTAGTTTTACCAATTAACTGGCATTTATATCAAATTTATACTAATTTAGGGCTAGAAGATAAAGCAAGTAAGTACAAAGAAATAATTCTTACAAAATATGCGAACACCGTTTTTGCAAAAGCAATTAAAGAACCAAATAACAAAGTAGAAGAAGAAACAGCAGTTGATGAAATAGAGAAAAAATATAAAGAAATATATTATTTATATAAGGAAAATAAGTTTGAGGAAACAGTTTTTAAAATTGTAGCTATTTTGCCAACAATACAAAGCTCAAAATTATGCCCTAAATTTGAACTCTTAAGAGCTTATGCATTAGGTAAATACTCTAGTAGAGAAGTGTATAAATTTGCATTAGAGGCAATCGTTATAAAATACGCTATTACAGAAGAAGGAAAAAAAGCAAAAGAAATTTTAGAACAACTAAGTAAATAA
- a CDS encoding ABC transporter ATP-binding protein, giving the protein MITIDTISKKYGKAEVLNVSSIEIPTGQSFGLVGNNGAGKTTLFNILLDLIRPTTGTITTNDIVVNKSEDWKVFTGSFIDESFLIGYLTPEEYFDFIGDLREMNTADVATFLSQFDEFFNEEIIGKKKYLRDLSKGNQKKVGIVAAMMGNPQVVILDEPFANLDPTTQIRLKTIIKELTEKGGITVLVSSHDLSHVTEVCERIVVLDKGIVVKDIKTSTETLKELESYFSV; this is encoded by the coding sequence ATGATTACAATAGATACTATATCAAAAAAATACGGAAAGGCAGAAGTATTAAATGTTTCGTCTATAGAAATTCCAACAGGGCAAAGTTTTGGTTTGGTTGGTAATAATGGAGCAGGAAAAACAACGTTATTTAATATTTTATTAGATTTAATAAGACCAACAACAGGAACGATTACAACTAATGATATCGTTGTGAATAAGAGTGAAGACTGGAAAGTCTTTACCGGATCTTTTATTGATGAATCTTTTTTAATTGGTTATTTAACGCCAGAAGAATATTTCGATTTTATTGGCGATTTAAGAGAAATGAATACCGCTGATGTTGCTACATTTCTATCTCAATTTGATGAGTTTTTTAATGAAGAAATTATTGGGAAGAAAAAATATTTAAGAGATTTAAGTAAAGGAAATCAAAAAAAAGTGGGAATTGTTGCTGCTATGATGGGCAATCCACAAGTGGTAATTTTAGATGAACCGTTTGCAAATCTAGATCCAACAACACAAATTAGACTTAAAACAATTATAAAAGAGTTAACTGAAAAAGGAGGTATTACTGTTTTAGTTTCTAGTCACGATTTAAGTCATGTAACAGAAGTTTGTGAAAGAATTGTGGTTTTAGACAAGGGAATTGTTGTAAAAGATATTAAGACTTCTACAGAGACTTTAAAAGAATTAGAGAGCTATTTTTCTGTATAG
- a CDS encoding DUF5687 family protein produces the protein MISHFLKLEWKQFVRSAAFGKSIAVKILMGFFALYFILTFLAIGVGGYFILKKEFPDSDPLELVNSYLLFAILGDLIFRYLMQKLPIMNIKPMLILPIKKSNLVHYVLGKSSFSFFNILGLFFYIPFAIVLIKEGYNTTGVLGWLFTMILIIQSANFLNFLINKNNIALVVIAAILLSLIGLQKFNILDVVSYGGQVFNAIYANPIFSLIGVVVLVVLYQLNYKQLRNQVYLDEAVAAKVEEAKSADLSFTDRLGDVAPFIKNDMRLIWRNKRTKTVFLMSFLFLFYGLIFFTNEMYAKMPAMLMFASLFITGGFALNYGQFIPAWDSAHYKMLMSQSFRYRKFLESKWVLMVSMTTILYVLSFPYLYFGIDVFLMITVGAIFNIGFNSLFLLYAGSFNRKRIDLTKGGFGNTQGTSATQFLIIIPLMLFPMLLFWVFNKFVGYNSGFIIVASIGLISLLFKNYAMSFIENKYIKDKYVMINAFEKEA, from the coding sequence ATGATTTCACATTTTTTAAAACTAGAATGGAAACAATTTGTTCGTTCTGCTGCCTTTGGAAAAAGCATTGCTGTAAAAATACTTATGGGCTTTTTTGCTCTCTATTTTATTCTTACTTTCCTAGCAATTGGTGTTGGAGGTTATTTTATTTTAAAGAAAGAATTTCCAGATTCAGATCCTTTAGAACTTGTAAACTCTTACTTGCTTTTTGCAATTCTAGGAGATTTAATTTTCAGGTATTTAATGCAAAAATTACCAATTATGAATATAAAACCAATGCTTATTTTACCAATTAAAAAAAGTAATCTGGTGCATTATGTTTTAGGAAAATCATCTTTCTCATTTTTTAATATTTTGGGCTTGTTTTTTTACATTCCTTTTGCAATTGTTTTAATAAAAGAAGGCTATAACACAACGGGGGTATTAGGGTGGTTATTTACAATGATATTAATTATTCAGTCTGCAAATTTTTTAAATTTTTTAATCAATAAAAACAACATTGCTTTAGTTGTTATTGCTGCAATCTTATTGTCTTTAATTGGTTTACAAAAGTTTAATATTTTAGATGTTGTTAGTTATGGAGGTCAAGTATTTAATGCTATTTATGCAAACCCTATTTTTTCTTTAATTGGTGTTGTTGTTTTGGTCGTATTATATCAGTTAAATTATAAACAATTGCGAAACCAAGTATATTTGGACGAAGCAGTTGCAGCTAAAGTAGAAGAAGCAAAATCTGCAGATTTATCTTTTACAGACAGGTTAGGAGATGTTGCTCCGTTTATAAAAAATGATATGCGTTTAATCTGGAGAAATAAAAGAACAAAAACAGTTTTCTTAATGTCTTTTCTATTTCTTTTTTATGGTTTAATTTTCTTTACAAATGAAATGTATGCAAAAATGCCAGCAATGTTAATGTTTGCATCTTTATTTATTACTGGAGGTTTTGCCTTAAATTATGGTCAGTTTATTCCAGCTTGGGATAGCGCACATTATAAAATGTTAATGAGTCAGAGTTTTAGGTACAGAAAATTTTTAGAATCAAAATGGGTTTTAATGGTCTCAATGACCACAATTCTTTATGTATTAAGCTTCCCTTATTTGTATTTTGGGATAGATGTTTTTTTAATGATAACTGTAGGAGCAATTTTTAATATTGGGTTTAATTCTCTCTTTTTATTGTATGCAGGTTCTTTTAATAGAAAAAGAATAGACTTAACAAAAGGTGGTTTTGGAAACACACAGGGAACAAGTGCAACACAGTTTCTTATTATAATTCCATTAATGTTATTTCCGATGTTATTGTTTTGGGTTTTTAACAAGTTTGTAGGTTATAATTCAGGCTTTATAATAGTTGCAAGCATAGGGTTAATTAGCTTACTGTTTAAAAACTATGCTATGAGTTTCATCGAAAATAAATACATTAAAGACAAATATGTTATGATTAACGCTTTTGAAAAAGAAGCATAA
- a CDS encoding PadR family transcriptional regulator: MGNQKLYKGSLQTIILKLLESNDKMYGYEITQKVKELTKGELKITEGALYPALHKLEADGLLDVEVAKVGNRLRKYYKLTESGSKETANKLEEMQEFLRTMQHLVNPKFSLE; this comes from the coding sequence ATGGGAAATCAGAAATTATACAAAGGTTCTTTACAAACCATCATTTTAAAGTTATTAGAAAGTAACGATAAAATGTATGGTTATGAGATTACACAAAAAGTAAAGGAACTCACCAAAGGCGAATTAAAAATTACTGAAGGTGCTTTGTACCCTGCATTACACAAATTAGAAGCCGATGGTTTGTTAGATGTTGAGGTTGCAAAAGTAGGAAACCGCTTAAGAAAATACTACAAACTTACAGAAAGCGGATCTAAAGAAACTGCCAATAAGTTGGAAGAAATGCAAGAGTTTTTAAGAACGATGCAACATTTGGTGAATCCTAAATTTAGTTTAGAGTAA
- the trxA gene encoding thioredoxin, producing the protein MTENLTKEAFLEKVFNFENNQEWDFEGKVPAIIDFYADWCGPCKTIAPILEQLSEEYGDKINIYKIDTEAEQELAAAFGIRSIPSMLFCPMEGQPQMANGALPKQELERIIADVLEVEK; encoded by the coding sequence ATGACAGAAAATTTAACAAAAGAAGCCTTTTTAGAAAAGGTTTTTAATTTCGAAAACAACCAAGAATGGGATTTTGAAGGAAAAGTACCCGCAATTATAGATTTTTATGCAGATTGGTGTGGACCCTGTAAAACCATTGCGCCAATTTTAGAGCAATTGTCTGAAGAATATGGGGATAAAATAAATATTTATAAAATAGATACAGAAGCAGAACAAGAATTAGCTGCTGCATTTGGCATTAGAAGTATTCCTTCTATGTTGTTTTGCCCAATGGAAGGACAACCGCAAATGGCAAATGGCGCTTTGCCAAAACAAGAACTTGAGCGAATTATTGCTGATGTTTTAGAAGTGGAGAAGTAA
- a CDS encoding prolyl oligopeptidase family protein, translated as MNKNLISIIMFASAIFVSCKEEIKQRDIEVNYPETSKKAIVDTIFGTKVVDNYRWLEDDRSKETESWVTTENEVTFNYLSKIPYREQLKSRLTELWNYEKVGIPFKEGGYTYFYKNDGLQNQYVVYRKKDDKEEVFLDPNTFSDDATTSLGTLSFSKDGKTVAYSISEGGSDWRKIIIIDATSKLIKEDTLVDVKFSGISWYKNEGFYYSSYDKPKGSQLSAKTDQHKLYYHKLGTSQKNDPVIFGEKPSEKHRYVSGYLTEDNKYLVITASTSTSGNKLFIKDVSVENSKLITVIDNFDSDTYVTENRESKLYLVTNLKAANKKVVTVDAANPTVENWKDFIPETENVLSLNSGAGYFFAEYMVDAVSKVLQYDFDGNLIREVKLPGVGSAGGFGGKTEDKELYFSFTNYNTPNSSYKFNPKDGTYESYWKPTINFNSDAYISNQVFYTSKDGTKVPMIITHKKGVKLNGKNPTILYGYGGFNVSLTPSFSIANAVWMEQGGVYAVPNLRGGGEYGKKWHDAGTQLKKQNVFDDFIAAAEYLIAEKYTSSEYLAIRGGSNGGLLVGATMTQRPGLMKVALPAVGVLDMLRYHTFTAGAGWSYDYGTADQSKEMFDYLKGYSPVHNVKKGTKYPATLITTGDHDDRVVPAHSFKFAAELQEKQAGENPVLIRIETNAGHGAGTPVTKTIEQYSDIFGFTLFNMGFDQLPNPPKSKIKS; from the coding sequence ATGAATAAAAATTTGATTAGTATTATCATGTTTGCAAGTGCAATTTTTGTTTCTTGTAAAGAAGAAATTAAACAAAGAGATATAGAAGTGAATTACCCAGAAACAAGTAAAAAGGCTATTGTAGATACCATTTTTGGAACAAAAGTAGTAGATAATTATAGGTGGTTAGAAGATGATAGAAGTAAAGAAACAGAGTCTTGGGTTACCACAGAAAATGAAGTTACTTTCAATTATTTAAGCAAAATTCCGTATAGAGAACAATTAAAATCTCGTTTAACAGAATTATGGAATTACGAAAAAGTAGGAATCCCTTTTAAAGAAGGCGGTTATACTTATTTTTATAAAAATGATGGTTTACAAAACCAATATGTTGTTTATAGAAAGAAAGATGATAAGGAAGAGGTTTTTTTAGATCCAAATACTTTTTCTGATGACGCTACAACTTCTTTAGGTACTTTAAGTTTTTCTAAAGACGGAAAAACAGTTGCCTATTCAATTTCTGAAGGTGGTTCTGATTGGCGTAAAATAATTATTATAGACGCAACATCTAAACTCATTAAAGAAGATACTTTGGTAGATGTAAAATTCTCTGGAATTTCTTGGTATAAAAACGAAGGTTTCTACTATTCTAGTTATGATAAACCAAAAGGAAGTCAGCTTTCTGCAAAAACAGATCAACACAAATTATATTACCATAAGTTAGGAACTTCACAAAAAAATGATCCCGTTATTTTTGGAGAAAAACCTTCAGAAAAACACAGATATGTAAGCGGTTATTTAACTGAAGACAATAAGTATTTAGTTATTACTGCTTCAACCTCAACCTCTGGAAATAAATTATTTATCAAAGATGTATCCGTAGAAAATTCTAAATTAATAACGGTTATAGATAATTTTGATAGTGATACATATGTAACAGAAAATAGAGAAAGCAAATTATATTTGGTGACTAATTTAAAAGCTGCTAATAAAAAAGTAGTTACGGTTGATGCTGCAAATCCTACAGTTGAAAATTGGAAAGATTTTATTCCTGAAACTGAAAATGTTTTAAGCCTAAATTCTGGTGCTGGATATTTCTTTGCAGAATATATGGTGGATGCAGTTTCTAAAGTTTTACAATATGATTTTGATGGAAATTTAATTAGAGAAGTAAAATTACCTGGGGTTGGTTCTGCTGGTGGTTTTGGAGGAAAAACAGAAGATAAAGAATTGTATTTTTCATTTACTAATTACAACACACCAAACTCATCATATAAATTTAATCCAAAAGACGGAACTTATGAGTCTTATTGGAAACCAACTATCAATTTTAATTCTGATGCTTATATAAGTAATCAAGTTTTTTATACATCAAAAGACGGAACAAAAGTCCCAATGATAATTACTCATAAAAAAGGGGTGAAATTAAACGGAAAAAACCCAACTATTTTATATGGTTATGGAGGTTTTAATGTTAGTTTAACTCCAAGTTTTAGTATTGCAAATGCAGTTTGGATGGAACAAGGAGGCGTTTATGCTGTTCCTAATTTACGTGGTGGTGGCGAATATGGTAAAAAATGGCACGATGCAGGAACGCAACTTAAAAAGCAAAATGTTTTTGATGATTTTATTGCTGCTGCAGAATACTTAATTGCAGAAAAATATACTTCTTCAGAGTATTTAGCAATTAGAGGAGGATCAAATGGAGGTTTATTAGTGGGAGCAACAATGACACAAAGACCCGGTTTAATGAAAGTTGCCTTACCAGCAGTTGGTGTTTTAGACATGTTACGTTATCACACATTTACTGCAGGAGCAGGTTGGTCTTATGATTATGGAACTGCAGACCAGAGTAAAGAAATGTTTGATTATTTAAAAGGGTACTCTCCTGTTCATAATGTAAAAAAAGGAACAAAATATCCTGCAACTTTAATAACTACAGGAGATCATGATGATAGAGTTGTACCTGCGCACAGTTTTAAATTTGCGGCAGAATTACAAGAAAAACAAGCTGGTGAAAACCCTGTTTTAATTAGAATTGAAACAAATGCGGGTCATGGAGCAGGAACTCCTGTTACCAAAACAATAGAACAATATTCAGATATTTTTGGATTCACATTATTTAATATGGGGTTTGATCAATTACCAAATCCACCAAAAAGTAAAATCAAATCATAA
- a CDS encoding NAD(P)/FAD-dependent oxidoreductase — protein MKDYIIIGAGQSSLAIAYHLSKQNANYLIVDANTETGAPWLKRWNSLKLFTPSEFNSLPGMDFPYEKGYYANKYEVADYLKAYVSKFNIPIKFNQKITSLKKEKDVFILKSDTKTFEAKNVIIATGPFHKPFTPACHTKISKEIIQIHSEHYKSPDQLQDGATLVVGAGDSGVQILNEISQTNSAVYFSGNTNIVSLPQEFLGKTLWWWFSKTGFLTAHKYSWIGKKLSKNGQPVIGTDVKTLFKKQNITCVGRTLDADDETIIFEKQKINDIKNIVWATGFKPNFNWIEGIELDENHYPKNYRGVSDIEGLYFLGLPWLYTRGSATLGGVKKDAEYLNNYMAKK, from the coding sequence ATGAAGGATTATATAATTATAGGTGCTGGTCAATCTAGTTTGGCGATTGCTTACCATTTAAGTAAACAAAACGCTAATTATTTAATCGTTGATGCAAATACTGAAACAGGTGCTCCTTGGTTAAAAAGATGGAATTCTTTAAAATTATTTACTCCTTCTGAATTTAATAGTTTACCAGGCATGGATTTTCCTTATGAAAAGGGATATTATGCAAATAAATACGAAGTAGCAGATTATTTAAAAGCCTACGTTTCAAAATTTAATATTCCTATTAAATTCAACCAAAAAATAACTTCTTTAAAAAAAGAAAAGGATGTTTTTATCTTAAAAAGTGATACAAAAACATTTGAGGCAAAAAATGTGATTATAGCTACTGGCCCTTTTCATAAACCCTTTACTCCTGCTTGTCACACAAAAATATCAAAAGAAATAATCCAAATTCATAGCGAGCATTATAAAAGTCCAGATCAATTACAAGACGGCGCAACATTAGTTGTAGGAGCTGGAGATTCTGGGGTACAGATTTTAAATGAAATTTCGCAAACAAATAGCGCTGTTTATTTCTCTGGAAATACAAATATTGTTTCTCTTCCACAGGAATTTTTAGGAAAAACATTATGGTGGTGGTTTAGTAAAACAGGTTTTTTAACGGCACACAAATACTCTTGGATTGGTAAAAAACTAAGCAAAAACGGACAACCCGTTATTGGAACAGACGTAAAAACGTTGTTTAAGAAACAAAACATTACTTGTGTTGGTAGAACGCTTGATGCAGATGATGAAACCATCATCTTTGAAAAGCAAAAAATAAATGATATTAAAAATATTGTTTGGGCTACAGGTTTTAAACCTAATTTTAACTGGATTGAAGGTATTGAATTAGATGAGAACCATTATCCGAAAAACTATAGAGGTGTAAGTGATATTGAAGGTTTGTATTTTTTGGGACTTCCTTGGTTATATACTAGAGGTTCTGCTACTTTAGGAGGCGTTAAAAAAGATGCGGAATACTTGAATAATTATATGGCTAAAAAATAA
- a CDS encoding ABC transporter ATP-binding protein, which translates to MLKVNHISFKYKKNKPVLEAFNFSLKQGEHLCVMGESGCGKSTLLKTIYGLLDLKKGTIFWKEQPVLGPKKHLVPGMDFFKYVAQDFDLMPYISVSENIKKFLSRFYPEESEKRTQELLEVIEMTAFENTKVKNLSGGQKQRVAIARALAKEPELLLLDEPFGQIDNFKKNSLRRNLFRYLKEKNIACIVATHDKSDALSFADKLIVIKDNKIIENDSPKEIYNNPKEKYVAALFDDVNEIIINNKKVLLYPHQIKIIDKSDLKATVLNSYFKGSYWLLEAEFNEQKVFFNHASNLEKGENVFLIFK; encoded by the coding sequence ATGCTAAAAGTCAATCATATTTCTTTTAAATACAAAAAAAACAAACCTGTTTTAGAAGCATTTAATTTCTCTTTAAAACAAGGAGAACATCTTTGTGTAATGGGAGAAAGTGGTTGTGGAAAATCTACACTTTTAAAAACAATTTATGGGTTACTAGATTTAAAAAAAGGAACTATTTTTTGGAAAGAGCAACCGGTTTTGGGACCAAAAAAACATTTAGTTCCAGGAATGGATTTTTTTAAATATGTTGCACAAGATTTTGATTTAATGCCCTACATTTCTGTCTCTGAAAATATTAAAAAATTCTTATCTCGTTTTTACCCTGAAGAAAGTGAAAAACGAACGCAAGAATTATTAGAAGTAATAGAAATGACCGCTTTTGAAAACACTAAAGTAAAGAACTTAAGTGGCGGACAAAAACAGCGTGTTGCTATTGCTAGAGCTTTGGCAAAAGAACCTGAATTGTTATTATTAGATGAGCCTTTTGGGCAAATAGATAACTTCAAAAAAAACTCTTTAAGAAGAAATTTATTCCGCTATTTAAAAGAAAAAAACATTGCTTGTATTGTTGCTACGCATGATAAAAGTGATGCACTCTCTTTTGCAGATAAACTAATTGTAATAAAAGATAATAAAATAATAGAAAACGATTCTCCAAAAGAAATTTACAACAATCCAAAAGAGAAATATGTTGCTGCTTTGTTTGATGATGTAAATGAAATTATCATCAATAATAAAAAGGTTTTGTTATACCCTCATCAAATTAAAATTATTGATAAATCAGACTTAAAAGCAACCGTTTTAAATTCTTATTTTAAAGGTTCTTATTGGTTACTAGAAGCAGAATTTAATGAACAAAAAGTGTTTTTTAATCACGCTTCAAATTTGGAAAAAGGTGAAAACGTGTTTTTAATTTTTAAATAA
- a CDS encoding GreA/GreB family elongation factor — MLVIKIKEALFSQCKAFVNKRAKTVEEIISSNQKALQSETKSSAGDKHETGRAMLQLEMEKAGQQLAGINQMKEILAKVSVSKTSKIGHLGSVIYTDKVNYFLSISVGKLTACGDDFFAISVSSPIGKLLLGKQQNDEVVFNGNAIKITKIG, encoded by the coding sequence ATGTTGGTAATAAAAATTAAAGAAGCGCTTTTTAGCCAATGTAAAGCGTTTGTAAATAAACGTGCAAAAACGGTTGAAGAAATCATTTCATCAAACCAAAAAGCTTTGCAATCTGAAACTAAAAGTTCTGCTGGTGACAAGCATGAAACTGGTAGAGCAATGCTACAGTTAGAAATGGAAAAAGCAGGTCAGCAATTAGCTGGAATTAACCAAATGAAAGAAATTTTAGCAAAAGTTAGTGTTTCTAAAACGTCTAAAATTGGACATTTAGGAAGTGTTATTTATACTGATAAAGTCAATTATTTTTTAAGTATAAGTGTAGGCAAGTTAACAGCTTGTGGGGATGATTTTTTTGCGATTTCTGTTTCTTCTCCAATAGGGAAATTGTTATTAGGGAAGCAACAAAATGATGAGGTAGTTTTTAATGGAAATGCAATTAAGATTACTAAAATAGGTTAA
- a CDS encoding YceI family protein, producing the protein MRLKIILLVFVLGAFTCFSQELVQDKTASKITFTIKNFGFNVPGNFNQFIASSNFSASNLKGSFLNVKIGVSSIFTDSEARDKHLLEVDYFNIKKYPNIVFESIAIEKITSAKYLLKGFITIKGIKKRVETILNVTTSKSTVTILTDFSLNRRDFGVGGSSFLLSKEVNIKMKYVGNKN; encoded by the coding sequence ATGAGACTTAAAATTATATTACTGGTTTTTGTATTGGGTGCTTTCACTTGTTTTTCACAAGAGTTGGTGCAAGATAAAACAGCCTCTAAAATTACATTTACAATAAAGAATTTTGGATTTAATGTACCTGGTAATTTTAATCAATTTATAGCTTCCAGTAATTTTAGTGCGAGTAATTTAAAGGGAAGTTTTTTGAATGTAAAAATAGGCGTATCATCAATATTTACAGATTCAGAGGCTAGAGATAAACACCTTTTAGAGGTAGATTATTTTAATATTAAAAAGTATCCGAATATTGTATTTGAATCTATTGCAATAGAGAAAATAACCAGCGCTAAATATTTACTAAAAGGTTTTATAACAATTAAAGGAATCAAGAAAAGGGTAGAAACCATATTAAATGTAACCACCTCTAAAAGCACAGTAACAATTTTGACTGATTTTTCTCTAAATAGAAGAGACTTTGGTGTTGGTGGCAGTAGTTTTTTGCTTTCTAAGGAAGTGAATATTAAAATGAAGTATGTTGGTAATAAAAATTAA